Part of the Candidatus Omnitrophota bacterium genome is shown below.
CCGCATTAAAGCGCCGGTTTCATCGGGTAACCCCAAAGTAATGCGTAATTCAAACGGCTTCTCTATGCTATAGCTAAGCGTAAAAGCAGCCTCAGTACGAGCGGACTTGCGGTGATTTTGGCCATTCTTGCCATTTTCCATACCCGCCCCCCCCTCTACAATTCGATTAACTCATAATCAAGGCTGCCCAGCCCTATTTCCTGGGCGTATTTAAGCTGCTTCATCCCGTCTTGCTCAGGATGCGTTGCTTTAAAGATATCCGTGCCGCTTGCTTTATTCACCAAATCAAAACTTGCTTTGTCGATACTTACCGGGTCAAGCGATGCCAATATCCCGACATCAGGGGCAATCCGCGGATTTTCCATTCCCCAGTAATCACATTCCTTATTAATTTTTACGGCAAAATTTATGAAACCGGATTTATTTTCTTTTCCTTTGAGCACTGCCAGGATATATTCTGCCATCTTCTCCTGCACCTTATCCCCCGCCTTAAAATCGATGAACATCGCCATAGTCGGACATACCGCCAGGCAGCTGGCGCAGCCAATGCACTTTGAACTATCTACCACGGATTTTTTATTCTCAAGGTGAATCGCCTTTACCGGACAAACTATTTGGCACTCACCGCAGCCGATACATCTTTCTGTATGGACAACCGGCGCCACATCGCAATGCTGGGCAAGTTTCCCCTGCCTGGAAGCGCACCCCATACCGATATTTTTTAGCGCTCCGCCAAAACCGGTTAGAATATGCCCCTTGAAATGGCTGACCGCGACAATTGCCTCCGCATCGATAAAAATGCGCATTAGGCTGGCGCTTTTGATAAATTTTTGATTAATCGGTATGGCAACCACATTTTCTTTTTTTGTATCATCCGGTATGATCACATCCGCGCCGGTGACCACCTTGGTAAATCCGTGCTCATAAGCTAACTTCAGATGATCGCTGGAATTCAGGCGTTTTCCCCGATACAGAGTGTTGGCATCCGCTAAGAAAGTGTTTGCCCCGCATCTTATAATTGCATCGCAGACCGGACGTAAATGCTCTGGCCTCACAAAACCCGTATTTCCTTCTTCCCCGAAATGAAGCTTGACTGCAACTTGATCATTTTTATGGATAAAATCTAAAACCTTGCTCTCTTCAATCAATCTTTTGAGCTTTTGGTTAACCGACTGAAGATCATTAGAGTCATTTACCGGGATAAAATATACCTTGCTTTTCATTTTATGCGCAAACCTTCTGCATAAGCCAAGCCATGTTCTTGCCCAATATGCTCATCGTATTCAAACCTTCTTCGTCTTTTTCTACTTCTCCGATTTGGCGGCCAATCCCGATATTCCAATATAATGAACCCACAATGATCATCTCCCCTATTGTAAAAAAATGATTGATCGTATCAAAAACATGGATTGCCCCGCCGCGCCTTACCGCAACAACTGCGGCGCCGATCTTACGCATGAACATATTATCATTGGCTCTGGCTACCATACCCGCGCGTTCAATTAAGGCTTTGGCATTGGCCGTGCAATCGGCAAAATAAGTCGGTGAGCCAATAATGATCCCGTCTGCCGCAATCATCTTGGCGATATACGCATTAACCGGATCATTATTCACGGCGCACTTTTTATTTTTTTTCGTAAAACACACCCCGCAACCGGCGCACCCCTGAATTTTCTCACCGGCCAACTGGATGAGCTCAGTTTCAATTCCTTTATTTTCCAATTCCTTAAAAACTTTCTTGATAAGAATCGCAGTATTGCCGTCTTTGCGGGCGCTGGTGTTAAAAGCAACCACTTTCATAGATTTACCCCCTTATATAACTGGTGGCGCTGCTCTTTAATTTGCTCATTGGCCAGATATTCATCAAAGGTGGTGCTGATGCGATCAATGTATCCTCTGGGAGTGATCTCAATAATACGGTTGGCTACAGTCTGGATTAATTCGTGGTCATGCGAAGAAAATAAAATTGTCCCGGGAAATTTGTTCAGGCCCCGGTTTAAAGAAGTGATTGATTCTAAGTCCAGGTGGTTAGTCGGCTCATCTAAAATAAGGACGTTTGGCTGGATAACCATCATCCGCGTAAACATACAGCGGGCCTTTTCCCCTCCGGATAAAACATTCACCGGCTTAAGCGCTTCTTCCCCTGAAAAAAGCATACGGCCTAAAAAAGATCGGATATACTCCTCTTCGGTATTGAGTGAATATGTTTTAAGCCAATCAGGAATATTTAATGGTGAATTAAAAAATTTAGAATTGTCCTTTGGAAAATAAGCCCGGCGGGTGGAAACCCCCCATTTAAAAGTTCCGCCATCAGCCGGAGTTTCATTCATCAGGATTTCAAAAAGCATGGTCTTAGCAAGGTCATCGGGCCCGACAAAAGCGACTTTATCCCCCTTGTGGATAGTAATATTAAGCCGCTCAAACATAGTCTCCCCGTCTGAGCGCTTAAACAGGTTATTTATACTTAAAAGGTCATTACCGGCTTCCCGCTCCGGCTCAAAATTAATATACGGGTATTTACGCGAGGAAGGCTGGATATCTTCAACGGTAAGTTTTTCCAGGATCTTTTTACGGCTGGTTGCCTGGCGCGATTTAGCGGCGTTATTGGCAAAACGCATGATAAAATTCTTTAAGTCTTTGCGTTTTTCTTCTATTTTTTTATTGGTTTCGCTGCGCTGGCGGGCGGCAAGCTGGCTGGCTTCTGACCAAAAAGAATAATTACCGGCGTAAAGATGGATTTTAGAAAAATCAATATCGGCAATATGCGTACAGACTTTATCCAAAAAATGCCGGTCGTGCGAAACAACGATAGCGATATTTTGGAAATCACAAAGGAATTCCTCAAGCCACATACTCGATTCCACATCTAAATGGTTAGTCGGTTCATCCAGAAGCAGGATATCCGGGGTGCCGAATAATGCCTGCGCTAATAAAACGCGAAATTTCAGCCCGGCTTCCAACTGGCTCATCTGCGCCGCGTGCAAAGATTCTTCGATACCCAAATCACTTAAAAGCTTGGCCGCGTCAGACTCGGCATTCCAGCCTCCCAATTCGTTAAACTCTTCCTCCAGCTTCGAAGCATGCATGCCATCTTCATCGGTAAACGGGGCCTTGGAATAAATAGCCTCCTTCTCAGCCATAATTTCATAGAGCCTTTTATGGCCCATAATAACCGTAGTCAAAACTGTATATTGGTCAAAAGCAAACTGGTCCTGCTTTAAGACTGAAATCCGCTTTCCCGGAGATACGTTAACTTCCCCGCTGGTCGAATCAATCTCGCCTGAGAGAATTTTTAAAAAAGTGGATTTACCCGAACCATTGGCGCCGATTAAACCATAGCAATTACCGGGGGAGAAAACGATATTTACGTTTGAGAAGAGTTTGCGCTGGCCAAATTGCAGTGATACGTTATTTACGGAAATCATGGGTTAAAAATAATATATGCCTTTCCAATAATCCATATATTCGGCTTCGGATATTTTGCCATCCTTATTCTTGTCCATTTGCTTAAAGTATTCGCTAAATTGCAAACTGGATTCATCCTTGGTAATTTTACCGTCTTTATCTTTATCGGCATTTTTAAGCATTTTTGTATTATCAACTGCCAGTTCTTTTGAGTCAATAACCCCATTTTTATCTTTGTCTAATTTCTCAAATTTTCCGGCTTGATACGCCTGCATTTCTTTTGAGCTAATGAACCCGTCTTTATTCGTATCCATTTTCTGAAACTCCGGCTTAATTACCGCAAGCATATCCGCCTGTCCGGCAAAAGCATTAACGCCGCTGAATAAAATTATACAGAAAAATAAAGTAACGGCCCTGGATGAATTCAGCATCATTTTCTCCTTTCGTTTTTTCGATCTAGACAATTCTACTTTTTTCTTTGGCGGCAGGCGCTTGATCGCAGCTTCCCGTTTTAAAGCAGCAGACCTGCTTGCGGCTTTTTCAGCGTGCACCAATTTTACCGGAGCTCTGCCCCTGGTAAACCTGCAGCCGCATCCAGCATTATGCTCTTTTATCCTGCGGGCTAAATCTGTGGTGATGCCGGTATATAACAAAGCGCCCTTACACTTGATGATATAAATATACCAGGGCATAAATTAAGCTACTTCTTTTGATATAAGCCGACTAACTGGGCCTGATCCAAAATATGGCCGGTCATAGCAAACTCTAAATTCGTTTTACTTATTCCGGCCTTTAAATTCAACAGTGTATCTAAGGCGTATATTTTAAAAAAATAACGGTGGACTCCGGCGGGCGGACAGGGGCTGACATAACCTGACTTACCCAAAGAATTAACACCCTGTTTTCCAAAAACACTGTTTTCTTCTACGCGGCTAGTAACCGGTGCGTCATAGACCACCCAGTGCACAAAATCACCGCCCGGAGCATCGGGGTCATCGACAATTAAGGCCAGGCTCTTGGTTTCTTTGGGCAACCCTTCAATAGATAGGGGCGGATTTACACCCTTACCTTGACAAGTGAATTTTACAGGAATAAAGGCATTATGTTCAAATGCCGGACTGGATATGCGCATATTAGCACCCTCCTCTGCCTTAGATTCGATATTTAAGGCTAATGATATTAATCCTAACAACAATATAATAAATGGTATTTTGATTCTCAAATTATGCACCATCTTATGGATTAAATTAATAAAGAGTCAACTCTCTAATCTTCTTTTCAATCAGTACTTTATGCTTCTCTTCTTCGGTTAGTAAAAACGAGAGCAGTTCTTTTAAGCCGGGATGGTCCACCAACATCTTTTGGTAGGTTTCAATCGAGTTGTTTTCTCTGGATAACGCAATTTTAAGCGCTTCAAGATCGATCATTTAGCCCTCCTTTAAGCGTTAAGAGATTTTAACCCTCTATTTTGCCTTACCCTGATTCGCTACTGCCTCCATAGCTTTCTTTACTTCTTCTGGATCACCTAAATAATAACTTTTGATCGGCTTTAGATTATCATTCAACTCATAGACCAAAGGCAAACCGGTGGGAATATTTAAATTTACAATTTTTTCATCAGAGATATGATCAAGGTATTTCACTAAAGCCCGCAGTGAATTTCCGTGCGCGGCAATGATCACCCGCTTTCCGGCTTTTACGCTGGGGGCGATTGTTTTATACCAATACGGCAGGAACCTGGCAACGGTGTCCTTTAAACATTCGGTAAGCGGCAGCTCTTTAGGCTTAAGTTCTTTATAACGCCGGTCGTTACCCGGATAACGCGGGTCATTTTTTTCTAATGCCATCGGAGGGACATCATAGCTTCTTCTCCAAATCAAAACCTGCTCTTCTCCATATTTTGCGGCAGTTTCTGATTTATTCAAACCCTGCAGCGCCCCGTAATGCCTTTCATTGAGCCGCCAGGAATTATATACCGGTATCCACATTAAATCCATTTCATCAAGAGTTATCCAAAGCGTGCGGATTGCCCTCTTTAATACCGAAGTATAAGCTACATCAAACACAAAACCCTCTTTTTTAAGCACCTCTCCGGCCTTCCCGGCTTCCTGCAATCCTTTTTCCGATAAATCAACATCAGTCCAGCCGGTAAAACGGTTCTCTTTATTCCAGGCGCTTTCACCGTGCCTGAGTAAAACTATTTTTTTCATCAAGCCCCCCCTCTTAATCATTAATTTAGGATATTATTTTAACTCTTAAAAAGCTTTTTAGCAAGTGCAAATAAATCTTGTATTATCGAATAATTTTGCTAAAATACAAATTGAAAGGAGGTTTCTATGAAAAAAATAAGTTTTATTGTTTTAGTATTGTTTCTGGCGGTAATGCTTAACGGTTGCGCCACACCATATCCTATGGGGGCATTCTACACCGAAATTAAAGCTCCTGTAGCTGCCGGTGACGGAACAATGTCTTACAGCAAAGTCGGAACATCTAAAGCTACCTCTATATTAGGATTAGTTGCTACAGGCGACTGCAGTATTAAAACCGCTGCGGCAAACGGCGGGATCAAAAATATTAAATATGTTGACTATGACGCCAGGAATATCTTGGGCATCTACGGCGAATACACCACTACTGTTTACGGAGATTAATAGCCGTCAGGGTAGCTGATAAAATAATAATGCCGGTATCTAAAAAAGATGCCGGCATTATTATTTTAATAAATTACGCGGATTTTTCTAAGTCAATCGTGCGGGTATCGCCGTGGATTGCCATTGATTCAACCTTGCTTAGCTTCGACATCCTCTCCATAACGTCGCGGATTTTTTGAAAATTATTATGCATAGTCTCAATCCTATTGCGGGTCTTTTCGTTTAGTTCAATATGTTTAAGTTCGAGTTCAAGCAACTCAAGGTTTCCGCTAATAGCCAAAAGCGGATTATTCACCTGGTCCCCTAAAGCAAGCGCGGTTTCGGTAATTGCCGCCAGGCGGCTCTTTTCAATCAATTCCTGCTGCATAAGCAGGATCTTACGGTTATCGTCGATTAATTTAAAAATTACCGACATCAGCATCCTTCTGCCGACGACAATCCCCATAATAAAAACGCCGATGGTCGCCAACACAATATAGCCGGCCTCTGCGGCTAAAAGATTAAAATTAGCAAACTTATCCACGATCAAATAGATAAATACCAAGAGAGGAATAATACCGACAAGGCTTAATGCGCGGTTAAAATCTTTTTTGATATTATAGGTGAATTGTCTTACTTCCATATAAATTCCTCCTGATTATTAAGAGGGTTATTAGGTAACAAAGCGCCCCTAAAACTAAACCGATAACCAGATAGCCGGTGATAACCGGCAGAAGCACCTCAAAAAATGAAAGTTTAAAAAATTTAAACCAGGTAAAATCCTGCACCAGGCCTTGCGCTTTCTGCTGCACCTGCCGCCAATCCATTTTAAGTATAACAGAACCGGCTTTTATTGCCAAGATAAAAGTTACCAGGCTTAACCAGGTATTGGTAAGTAAACTGCCGAATAATGCCGCGGCGCGGTTGGCCCGAAAAATAAAAGCCAAAAATACCGCGGCAACCGGACCGGTTCCGGGCATCAGGCCGCTAAATACGCCAAGGCCGGCGCCCAAAGCAATTTTTTGCGCGGAATCATTGATCTTAAAAAGCCTGGAAAAAATAAAATTGATGATTTTCTTAAATCCGGATTCTTCGGCCATATTTAAATAGGTTTAATATTTACTCCGGCAAATCTCTCCTGGCCGTAGGACTCCTGGATCCAACCGTTAAGCAAATGGTATTTTTCCAATATCCGCCTGGCTTCTGCATACTCCCCAGCTTTGAGGCGACGATTGACTTTAGGATTGCCGGATGCTTTATGATAAGGCAAATACTGGCTCATTAAGCTTATATAAACGTTTTCGGATAATTCTTCGGCGATAAATTCCATTACCTTCTCGGTTGCGCAAATCCGGTTGGGCAATACCAAGTGCCGGATAATTAAGCCCTTCCTGATTAGTCCGTCTTCGCTAAACCCAGCCGGCTCCACCTGCCTGTACATTTCCTTAAGCGCTGCCTGATTAAATTCCACGTAATCGTCAGCTTGTGATAATTCCTTGGCAATCAGGTTATCCCCATAGCGGCTATCGGCAAGATAAATATCAACGATGCCCTCGAGTAATTTAATAATTTCGGCTAATTCATAACCACTGGTGTTGTAAACCAGCGGAATCTTTAATCCTTGGGGGATAGCTAATTCTAAACTTTTAAGTATCTGCGGTAAAACATGGGTTGGGGTAACCAGATTAATATTATGGCAGCCTAAACCCTGTAACTCCAGCATAATTTGCGCCAATTGCTCAAAAGTATATTCTTTACCGGCCCCCAGCTGGCTAAACTCATAATTCTGACAATACAGGCAGGCCAGATTACAATGACTAAAAAATATCGTCCCGCTTCCTTTTGTGCCGGAAACCGGCGGCTCTTCGCCATAATGGGGCATAAAACTGTAAATCTTAGGAAGTTGAGCGGTTTTACAAAAACCGATTTTATTCTCTAACCGGTTGACCTTACAACGGCGCGGGCAAATCTGGCAGGATTTAAGAGAAGTAAACAACTGTTGAGATATCTTCTTTAATCTGCCGCTTTTATAAGCGCTAAGATATGCTGGATACTCTGGCAATTTATTTTACGGTGTATAGAGTTTCCTGATCTGGTTGAAAATATCGATATACTCTTTACTGCGGTAATCCGGATAAGTCCAGTCATTGCCGGAAAATGAATTGTCCCTGAAAGAAAGGGTCACCTCGGCAAAAATACCTTTACGTAAGAATATCCTGTGGGCGTAATCCTTGGTGGAAGCAAGTACCAGCTTAGCCGAATCTAGATATCCCGGATCAAGATTTAGCTGCCGCGATTTGGAAATGGATAATTTTCCCTCAAGCCTGTTGGTATAAAGTTTGATGCGGTATAAATCCTGCATCGGGATCAGCTTATGAAAGCTGATGAACCTCCTTTTTAACCCTGCGCCCATCTCTGCTTCATAATAATCGGTGTAGTTAAAATCAATCTGTCCTGATTCAAAATCGATTTTCCCGAATTTTCTTGCTAATTTATTCCTAGCTTTGATAAAAACAGCTTCATCTTTGTAGATGAAGCCGATAATTAACTTAACCGGATTATATTTTCTGATTTTTCCCAATGATTTTTTAAGGCAAGAGCTTGCTTATATAGCGGGCGATCTTTTTACGCTGTTCATCGCGCATTTCGTTAAAAAATATGGCCAGGTTAAATCCGCCGTTGGCTTCATCCTCAGTCCTTACCACCACCCCCCGGCATTCAACAATCGTGCCTTTACCGGGCTGGTCCTTATCAGGCAGGCTCAACTTTACGGAAATCTTGGTAAACGGCGGCATATATTTATCCAAGTGGCAATAAGCGCCCACGCAGCTGATATTACGCGTTGAGGTGGAAAAATGATAACCGTCTACCGCCAGATTAAGCGGTAACTTCTGGTCTAATCGCGGATGTAACCTGCGTTCCTTGATACTTTTCATTATTTTTTCTCTTCTGCCTTTGATTTTTTAATAAATTCCCGCCAGCATTTCTTGCTGCAGTAGTATTTACCGTTTCGGTAATACCTTTTCAGCTTCTTAACCACTTTATTAC
Proteins encoded:
- a CDS encoding DUF362 domain-containing protein; translated protein: MKSKVYFIPVNDSNDLQSVNQKLKRLIEESKVLDFIHKNDQVAVKLHFGEEGNTGFVRPEHLRPVCDAIIRCGANTFLADANTLYRGKRLNSSDHLKLAYEHGFTKVVTGADVIIPDDTKKENVVAIPINQKFIKSASLMRIFIDAEAIVAVSHFKGHILTGFGGALKNIGMGCASRQGKLAQHCDVAPVVHTERCIGCGECQIVCPVKAIHLENKKSVVDSSKCIGCASCLAVCPTMAMFIDFKAGDKVQEKMAEYILAVLKGKENKSGFINFAVKINKECDYWGMENPRIAPDVGILASLDPVSIDKASFDLVNKASGTDIFKATHPEQDGMKQLKYAQEIGLGSLDYELIEL
- a CDS encoding YbhB/YbcL family Raf kinase inhibitor-like protein, with protein sequence MRISSPAFEHNAFIPVKFTCQGKGVNPPLSIEGLPKETKSLALIVDDPDAPGGDFVHWVVYDAPVTSRVEENSVFGKQGVNSLGKSGYVSPCPPAGVHRYFFKIYALDTLLNLKAGISKTNLEFAMTGHILDQAQLVGLYQKK
- a CDS encoding GIY-YIG nuclease family protein, translating into MPWYIYIIKCKGALLYTGITTDLARRIKEHNAGCGCRFTRGRAPVKLVHAEKAASRSAALKREAAIKRLPPKKKVELSRSKKRKEKMMLNSSRAVTLFFCIILFSGVNAFAGQADMLAVIKPEFQKMDTNKDGFISSKEMQAYQAGKFEKLDKDKNGVIDSKELAVDNTKMLKNADKDKDGKITKDESSLQFSEYFKQMDKNKDGKISEAEYMDYWKGIYYF
- a CDS encoding PilZ domain-containing protein, whose translation is MKSIKERRLHPRLDQKLPLNLAVDGYHFSTSTRNISCVGAYCHLDKYMPPFTKISVKLSLPDKDQPGKGTIVECRGVVVRTEDEANGGFNLAIFFNEMRDEQRKKIARYISKLLP
- a CDS encoding DUF2062 domain-containing protein, with amino-acid sequence MAEESGFKKIINFIFSRLFKINDSAQKIALGAGLGVFSGLMPGTGPVAAVFLAFIFRANRAAALFGSLLTNTWLSLVTFILAIKAGSVILKMDWRQVQQKAQGLVQDFTWFKFFKLSFFEVLLPVITGYLVIGLVLGALCYLITLLIIRRNLYGSKTIHL
- a CDS encoding DUF4416 family protein, producing the protein MGKIRKYNPVKLIIGFIYKDEAVFIKARNKLARKFGKIDFESGQIDFNYTDYYEAEMGAGLKRRFISFHKLIPMQDLYRIKLYTNRLEGKLSISKSRQLNLDPGYLDSAKLVLASTKDYAHRIFLRKGIFAEVTLSFRDNSFSGNDWTYPDYRSKEYIDIFNQIRKLYTP
- a CDS encoding histidine kinase dimerization/phospho-acceptor domain-containing protein, producing MEVRQFTYNIKKDFNRALSLVGIIPLLVFIYLIVDKFANFNLLAAEAGYIVLATIGVFIMGIVVGRRMLMSVIFKLIDDNRKILLMQQELIEKSRLAAITETALALGDQVNNPLLAISGNLELLELELKHIELNEKTRNRIETMHNNFQKIRDVMERMSKLSKVESMAIHGDTRTIDLEKSA
- a CDS encoding TRL-like family protein, with amino-acid sequence MKKISFIVLVLFLAVMLNGCATPYPMGAFYTEIKAPVAAGDGTMSYSKVGTSKATSILGLVATGDCSIKTAAANGGIKNIKYVDYDARNILGIYGEYTTTVYGD
- a CDS encoding ATP-binding cassette domain-containing protein — protein: MISVNNVSLQFGQRKLFSNVNIVFSPGNCYGLIGANGSGKSTFLKILSGEIDSTSGEVNVSPGKRISVLKQDQFAFDQYTVLTTVIMGHKRLYEIMAEKEAIYSKAPFTDEDGMHASKLEEEFNELGGWNAESDAAKLLSDLGIEESLHAAQMSQLEAGLKFRVLLAQALFGTPDILLLDEPTNHLDVESSMWLEEFLCDFQNIAIVVSHDRHFLDKVCTHIADIDFSKIHLYAGNYSFWSEASQLAARQRSETNKKIEEKRKDLKNFIMRFANNAAKSRQATSRKKILEKLTVEDIQPSSRKYPYINFEPEREAGNDLLSINNLFKRSDGETMFERLNITIHKGDKVAFVGPDDLAKTMLFEILMNETPADGGTFKWGVSTRRAYFPKDNSKFFNSPLNIPDWLKTYSLNTEEEYIRSFLGRMLFSGEEALKPVNVLSGGEKARCMFTRMMVIQPNVLILDEPTNHLDLESITSLNRGLNKFPGTILFSSHDHELIQTVANRIIEITPRGYIDRISTTFDEYLANEQIKEQRHQLYKGVNL
- the gpmA gene encoding 2,3-diphosphoglycerate-dependent phosphoglycerate mutase, with the protein product MKKIVLLRHGESAWNKENRFTGWTDVDLSEKGLQEAGKAGEVLKKEGFVFDVAYTSVLKRAIRTLWITLDEMDLMWIPVYNSWRLNERHYGALQGLNKSETAAKYGEEQVLIWRRSYDVPPMALEKNDPRYPGNDRRYKELKPKELPLTECLKDTVARFLPYWYKTIAPSVKAGKRVIIAAHGNSLRALVKYLDHISDEKIVNLNIPTGLPLVYELNDNLKPIKSYYLGDPEEVKKAMEAVANQGKAK
- a CDS encoding radical SAM protein; this encodes MPEYPAYLSAYKSGRLKKISQQLFTSLKSCQICPRRCKVNRLENKIGFCKTAQLPKIYSFMPHYGEEPPVSGTKGSGTIFFSHCNLACLYCQNYEFSQLGAGKEYTFEQLAQIMLELQGLGCHNINLVTPTHVLPQILKSLELAIPQGLKIPLVYNTSGYELAEIIKLLEGIVDIYLADSRYGDNLIAKELSQADDYVEFNQAALKEMYRQVEPAGFSEDGLIRKGLIIRHLVLPNRICATEKVMEFIAEELSENVYISLMSQYLPYHKASGNPKVNRRLKAGEYAEARRILEKYHLLNGWIQESYGQERFAGVNIKPI
- a CDS encoding rubrerythrin family protein — its product is MIDLEALKIALSRENNSIETYQKMLVDHPGLKELLSFLLTEEEKHKVLIEKKIRELTLY
- a CDS encoding flavodoxin family protein → MKVVAFNTSARKDGNTAILIKKVFKELENKGIETELIQLAGEKIQGCAGCGVCFTKKNKKCAVNNDPVNAYIAKMIAADGIIIGSPTYFADCTANAKALIERAGMVARANDNMFMRKIGAAVVAVRRGGAIHVFDTINHFFTIGEMIIVGSLYWNIGIGRQIGEVEKDEEGLNTMSILGKNMAWLMQKVCA